The following are encoded in a window of Loktanella sp. M215 genomic DNA:
- a CDS encoding DUF3768 domain-containing protein, producing MNDQTTLSADEQAEIDRAAKIAEQNDRFRKTWGADVSVPGQIIVTRAVASLSAGAQVQIMRAVQTFDTFTEDNDPYGDHTFGAFEAIEAGETVKLFWKIDLYDTEYTFGSAAPEDTATTRRVLTVMQRHEY from the coding sequence ATGAACGACCAAACCACCCTGTCGGCAGATGAGCAGGCCGAGATTGACCGTGCCGCGAAGATCGCAGAGCAGAACGACCGTTTCCGCAAGACATGGGGCGCAGACGTCAGCGTTCCCGGCCAGATCATCGTAACGCGCGCCGTGGCAAGCCTGTCCGCAGGGGCACAGGTGCAGATCATGCGGGCCGTGCAGACGTTCGACACCTTCACCGAGGACAACGACCCTTATGGGGATCACACCTTTGGCGCTTTCGAGGCAATCGAAGCGGGTGAGACGGTCAAGCTGTTCTGGAAGATCGACCTCTACGACACCGAGTACACGTTCGGCAGTGCTGCCCCCGAGGACACCGCTACGACCCGCCGCGTCCTGACCGTCATGCAGCGCCACGAATACTAG
- a CDS encoding DUF2177 family protein translates to MILYAVTAVLFLVIDVIMLTLVMKPLFTRHLGDAMRDSPMLAPAGLFYLAYVVGLVFLVSAPAFRDAAPGRAALHGAIIGAMAYGTYEFTSMSIMKDWSWQMVATDTIWGAALTGFCAWAGVALMLRFQG, encoded by the coding sequence ATGATCCTTTACGCCGTGACCGCCGTCCTCTTCCTCGTCATCGATGTGATCATGCTGACCCTCGTGATGAAGCCGCTGTTCACGCGCCACTTGGGCGATGCGATGCGGGACAGTCCGATGTTGGCGCCTGCGGGTCTTTTCTATCTCGCCTATGTCGTGGGCCTTGTATTTTTGGTCTCGGCCCCCGCCTTCCGAGATGCGGCCCCGGGACGTGCGGCGCTGCACGGGGCTATCATCGGCGCGATGGCCTACGGGACTTACGAATTCACCTCGATGTCGATCATGAAAGACTGGTCCTGGCAGATGGTCGCGACGGATACGATCTGGGGCGCTGCCCTGACGGGGTTCTGCGCATGGGCCGGGGTCGCTCTGATGTTGCGCTTCCAGGGCTGA
- a CDS encoding H-NS histone family protein, translating into MADIDLNSMSLDDLKKLQKNVNKAVDGYQDKQRKEALAAADAAAREMGFTLAELTGVPGAKKTKTVSPPKYRHPENPEQTWTGRGRQPDWMKDALENGQSKDEFLIA; encoded by the coding sequence ATGGCAGACATCGATCTGAACAGCATGTCGCTGGACGACCTCAAGAAACTCCAGAAGAATGTGAACAAGGCCGTCGACGGCTACCAGGATAAGCAGCGCAAAGAGGCGCTTGCCGCGGCTGACGCCGCTGCACGGGAAATGGGCTTCACATTGGCCGAACTGACCGGAGTACCGGGCGCGAAGAAAACAAAAACTGTTTCGCCGCCGAAGTACCGCCATCCCGAAAATCCCGAGCAGACCTGGACCGGCCGCGGCCGTCAGCCGGACTGGATGAAGGACGCATTGGAAAACGGTCAGTCCAAAGACGAATTCCTGATCGCCTAA
- a CDS encoding SOS response-associated peptidase, giving the protein MSNSVMCNLYSNTMAKDAMRQLFAVDAAHDDLGNAEPLTAIFPKGMAPIVGMNDDGSRWLRTAHWGFVMPQVSKKTGKPIQPKAVNNARDDKLRTSEFWRKSFEERRCLIPATSFCEAKGHTPATYVWFGVTGDEERPPFALAGVWRSYKGNYGGGDLREMVSSSMVTTTPNALVIDTHPNRMPMILAPEDYAQWMTGTPDEAFALIKPFPAERMVIHQSGEAHKSDHGGMTAAG; this is encoded by the coding sequence ATGTCTAATTCCGTCATGTGCAATCTTTACTCCAACACGATGGCCAAGGACGCGATGCGACAGCTCTTCGCGGTCGACGCGGCGCATGACGATCTTGGAAACGCTGAACCGCTGACCGCCATTTTTCCAAAGGGCATGGCGCCCATTGTTGGCATGAACGACGACGGCAGCCGCTGGCTCCGAACCGCGCATTGGGGTTTCGTGATGCCACAGGTGTCGAAGAAGACTGGCAAACCGATTCAACCGAAGGCCGTGAACAACGCACGCGACGACAAGCTCCGCACGTCAGAATTCTGGCGGAAGAGCTTTGAGGAGCGGCGCTGCCTGATCCCTGCCACAAGCTTTTGCGAGGCGAAGGGCCACACCCCCGCTACATACGTCTGGTTCGGCGTAACCGGCGACGAAGAGAGGCCACCTTTTGCGCTGGCGGGCGTTTGGAGGTCCTACAAGGGCAACTACGGTGGCGGCGATCTGCGCGAGATGGTGAGCAGTTCAATGGTTACGACAACACCGAACGCCTTGGTGATAGATACCCACCCGAACCGGATGCCGATGATCCTCGCCCCCGAGGATTACGCACAGTGGATGACCGGTACGCCTGACGAAGCCTTTGCACTGATCAAACCTTTCCCGGCCGAGCGTATGGTAATCCATCAGAGCGGAGAGGCACACAAATCCGACCACGGCGGCATGACTGCCGCCGGGTAG
- a CDS encoding DUF2383 domain-containing protein, giving the protein MPTDTSQVLHTIHTASNDILSGYDTMVERAEPEILPIIEDLQRMHRHHATQLENWLERFSETGVDDDSFRGTVNQAVVTIRD; this is encoded by the coding sequence ATGCCGACCGATACCAGTCAAGTGCTCCATACCATTCACACTGCAAGCAACGATATCCTGTCAGGTTATGATACAATGGTCGAACGGGCCGAGCCTGAAATCTTGCCAATCATCGAGGACCTGCAGCGCATGCATCGTCACCATGCGACGCAACTGGAGAACTGGCTTGAACGATTTTCGGAAACCGGGGTGGACGACGATTCCTTTCGCGGAACAGTAAATCAGGCGGTTGTCACAATCAGGGACTGA
- the fdhD gene encoding formate dehydrogenase accessory sulfurtransferase FdhD produces the protein MTARPELVREGPVAIVCNAVTLGVMMASPADLEDFALGFAVTEGVIRDPSELREIEIVTHAKGTEARLWLTPAAAARAAARHRAMIGPVGCGLCGIDSLDKVERELPPLSADAVHLTRAQVCGAPDLLRLLQPEHDRTHGCHAAGFLIPGRGIVLAREDVGRHNALDKLAGALLRAGIAPASGAVVLTSRVSTEMVQKAVMMGAATVIAVSTATDYAVRLADRADLTLITRVRDGRCEVLSAPHRLHL, from the coding sequence ATGACCGCGCGACCGGAACTGGTGCGGGAAGGGCCCGTCGCCATCGTCTGCAACGCCGTGACGTTGGGAGTAATGATGGCAAGCCCCGCGGACCTGGAAGATTTCGCTTTGGGCTTTGCTGTGACTGAGGGTGTAATCCGAGACCCGTCAGAGCTGCGCGAAATCGAGATCGTGACCCATGCCAAAGGCACAGAGGCGCGGTTGTGGCTGACGCCCGCAGCGGCGGCAAGGGCAGCAGCGCGGCACCGGGCAATGATCGGGCCGGTGGGCTGCGGACTTTGTGGGATCGACAGTCTGGACAAGGTTGAGCGCGAACTCCCGCCCCTTTCCGCCGACGCGGTGCATCTGACCCGAGCGCAGGTTTGTGGGGCGCCGGATCTGCTGCGATTACTGCAGCCGGAGCACGACCGCACCCACGGCTGCCACGCGGCAGGCTTTCTGATCCCCGGGCGTGGCATCGTTTTGGCGCGGGAAGACGTGGGTCGCCACAATGCTCTCGACAAACTGGCCGGCGCCCTGCTGCGGGCCGGTATTGCGCCAGCCTCGGGCGCTGTCGTACTTACGTCGCGCGTGTCGACCGAGATGGTGCAGAAGGCAGTGATGATGGGCGCGGCCACGGTCATTGCCGTCTCGACAGCAACGGACTATGCCGTGCGTCTGGCGGACCGGGCAGACCTGACGCTGATTACCCGGGTCCGCGACGGGCGCTGTGAGGTCCTGTCGGCCCCCCACCGCCTGCACTTATAA
- a CDS encoding FdhF/YdeP family oxidoreductase: MTRKSDKSEQDASAHDATRQDADTPYDTHAAGGWGSLKGVSRIFGEASSSTRALAVLSKLNKPGGVMCTSCAWAKPSDPHTFEFCENGAKATLWELDTRRADAAFFAENPLTELRKLHDHDLEKAGRLTDPLRYDPDTDTYQAVSWDTAYAEIGAELRAMESREAVFYASGHAGLEASFLYALFARAMGHQNLPQSSNMCHETTSVNLQTFIGTPVGTCTLEDFDHCDTIFFFGQNTGSNSPRFLHTLKAAVKRGCRIVTFNPVRERGLIEFVDPQNPVQMTVCKTTQISEKYYQVRPGGDIAVIAGLMKCVLDAEDAAPGTVLDHDFIASDTTGFEETALAVRAMDWADIERNAGLTRAMIAEAAEIYIGAKNAIGIYGMGLTQHVNGWLNLGMLCNLLLMRGNIGRLGAGVSPVRGHSNVQGQRTVGIGEKSSHMPADKLRALFDIDLPEEEGMNAVHACEGILDGRVKAMILLGGNLVRALPDRDRMEKAWPHLRLTVNIATKLNRTHLTPGQVSYLFPCLGRTDEDIQASGPQAVSMEDSLSHIYGSIGTASPPGPQVQSETAIVAQIAKATLDQNPKLKWDDWIGNYDLIRDLISQTFPDKFADFNERLFEPGGFYRGNPARERVWKTESGKAQFTLPTTLSALGEEITGDGKLMTLVTLRSNDQFNTTIYGFSDRLRGLEGSREIVLINRDEMARLGLEEGQSVSLVCAIDDGHVRRVDGLTVTPYDLPAGCIAGYYPELNPLVPLSYHEKNSQTPAYKGTPVEIVA, encoded by the coding sequence ATGACCCGTAAGTCCGACAAGTCTGAACAGGACGCCTCCGCTCACGATGCAACACGTCAGGACGCGGATACGCCATATGACACCCACGCTGCCGGCGGCTGGGGATCACTGAAAGGGGTCTCGAGGATTTTCGGCGAGGCCAGTAGCTCGACCCGGGCGCTGGCTGTCCTGTCGAAGCTGAACAAGCCAGGCGGCGTGATGTGTACGTCTTGTGCCTGGGCCAAACCTTCGGACCCCCACACATTCGAGTTCTGCGAAAACGGTGCCAAGGCAACCCTGTGGGAGCTGGATACCAGACGTGCGGATGCAGCGTTCTTTGCTGAGAACCCGCTCACGGAGTTGCGCAAGCTGCACGACCATGACCTTGAAAAGGCCGGGCGGCTGACGGACCCGCTGCGCTATGACCCCGACACTGACACCTATCAAGCTGTCAGCTGGGATACGGCCTACGCCGAGATCGGGGCGGAGCTGCGGGCGATGGAGTCGCGGGAGGCGGTGTTCTATGCCTCCGGTCACGCAGGGCTGGAGGCATCGTTTCTTTACGCGTTGTTTGCCCGGGCGATGGGGCACCAGAACCTGCCACAATCATCCAACATGTGTCACGAGACGACCTCCGTGAACCTGCAGACCTTCATCGGCACGCCGGTCGGCACCTGCACTCTGGAAGATTTTGATCATTGCGACACAATCTTTTTCTTCGGACAGAATACCGGGAGCAATAGTCCCAGGTTCCTTCATACGCTGAAGGCGGCGGTGAAGCGGGGCTGCCGGATCGTCACCTTCAACCCGGTGCGCGAGCGTGGTCTGATCGAGTTCGTCGATCCCCAGAACCCGGTGCAGATGACAGTTTGCAAGACCACCCAAATTTCTGAGAAATACTATCAGGTGCGCCCTGGCGGCGACATCGCAGTAATCGCCGGGCTGATGAAATGCGTGCTGGATGCAGAGGACGCGGCCCCGGGAACGGTACTGGACCACGATTTCATCGCCAGTGACACCACGGGCTTCGAAGAGACGGCGCTGGCGGTCCGTGCGATGGACTGGGCGGATATCGAACGAAACGCTGGTCTGACCCGCGCGATGATCGCCGAGGCCGCCGAGATTTATATTGGGGCCAAGAATGCCATCGGCATCTATGGCATGGGGCTGACCCAGCACGTGAACGGCTGGCTGAACCTCGGGATGCTGTGCAACCTGTTGCTGATGCGCGGTAACATCGGACGGCTGGGCGCCGGGGTCTCTCCGGTGCGGGGGCATTCCAATGTGCAGGGGCAGCGCACCGTTGGCATTGGCGAGAAGTCCTCACACATGCCCGCAGACAAGTTGCGGGCGCTCTTCGACATCGACCTGCCGGAGGAGGAGGGGATGAACGCTGTCCATGCCTGCGAAGGCATTCTTGATGGCCGGGTAAAAGCAATGATCCTTTTAGGGGGCAACCTTGTGCGCGCCCTGCCCGACCGTGATCGGATGGAGAAGGCCTGGCCTCATCTTCGTCTGACCGTCAACATTGCGACGAAGCTAAACCGCACACATCTGACGCCGGGACAAGTGTCCTACCTGTTTCCCTGCCTCGGGCGGACAGACGAGGACATCCAGGCCAGCGGTCCGCAAGCGGTCTCAATGGAGGATTCGCTGTCGCATATCTACGGCTCGATCGGTACCGCCTCGCCGCCAGGACCTCAGGTACAGTCGGAAACGGCGATCGTGGCGCAGATCGCCAAGGCGACGCTGGACCAGAACCCGAAGCTGAAGTGGGATGATTGGATCGGTAATTATGACCTGATCCGCGACCTGATCTCGCAAACCTTTCCCGACAAATTCGCCGATTTCAACGAGCGGCTATTCGAGCCCGGAGGGTTTTACAGAGGCAACCCAGCCCGGGAGCGGGTCTGGAAAACCGAGAGTGGCAAGGCGCAGTTCACCCTGCCCACGACGTTGTCCGCGCTCGGTGAAGAAATCACCGGAGACGGCAAACTCATGACACTGGTGACCCTGCGCTCGAACGACCAGTTCAACACCACGATCTACGGGTTTTCAGACCGGCTGCGCGGATTGGAGGGTAGCCGTGAGATCGTGCTTATCAATCGTGATGAGATGGCCCGCCTTGGGCTGGAGGAAGGCCAGAGCGTGAGCCTGGTCTGCGCCATCGATGACGGCCACGTGCGCCGCGTCGACGGGTTGACGGTGACGCCCTACGACCTGCCAGCCGGCTGCATTGCGGGGTACTACCCGGAGCTCAACCCGCTGGTCCCGCTGAGCTATCATGAGAAGAACTCTCAGACGCCAGCCTACAAAGGCACGCCGGTGGAGATTGTGGCGTGA
- a CDS encoding sensory rhodopsin transducer: MQSLGRRHWVFVDGYLPPSSNGPEPEMKSHEAICILNSCDECAHVNLTLYFAESEPVGPYSVKVAARRTLHLRLNDLNDPQPVPTDTDYACVLTSDQPVIVQHTRLDSRQSENGLFSTIAYSE; encoded by the coding sequence ATGCAAAGTCTTGGAAGACGACACTGGGTTTTTGTCGATGGGTACCTTCCCCCTTCGAGCAACGGACCCGAGCCTGAGATGAAAAGCCATGAAGCCATTTGTATCTTGAATTCATGTGACGAATGCGCCCATGTGAACCTCACATTGTATTTCGCGGAGAGCGAGCCTGTCGGGCCCTACAGCGTCAAAGTTGCGGCTAGGCGGACACTCCACCTACGTCTGAACGACCTCAATGACCCTCAACCTGTTCCGACTGATACTGATTACGCGTGCGTCCTAACCAGCGACCAGCCCGTTATCGTCCAACACACGCGGCTCGATTCCCGCCAATCTGAAAACGGCCTTTTCAGCACGATTGCATATTCGGAATGA
- a CDS encoding nitrilase-related carbon-nitrogen hydrolase, with protein MEYVSIDLWAANLELPLPDLSTWLARLDARVAQTAARGAHMLVLPEFSCAQWLSFAPIDLPPENIMAWLAECGTVALDAIAVMAARHGVTILPGTIPFPAAPVDGQPAFLNRAWLMTPDGSRHPQDKLSLTPLEEHGAGGITIRGDTINVIDWNGLRVAMIICLDTEFTHLWSRLGQLDLDLIIIPAKTDMITGYNRVFGCARSRAIELQTVICVLGAVGVPFGQAATDTGVGGASVFTPCDISVSLDGVHAHIQAQTAALMTDLVLSASDIPVGASRRLRNGFAEAEVCPALWNADHLVVNDSGEAKQVSAPHQ; from the coding sequence ATGGAATACGTGTCAATCGACCTTTGGGCCGCCAACTTGGAGCTGCCACTGCCTGACCTATCGACGTGGCTCGCGCGATTGGATGCTCGTGTGGCACAGACCGCTGCGCGGGGCGCCCACATGCTGGTTCTGCCCGAATTCTCATGCGCACAGTGGTTGAGTTTTGCACCGATCGACCTGCCTCCCGAAAACATCATGGCATGGCTTGCAGAATGTGGGACCGTCGCGCTGGACGCAATCGCCGTCATGGCTGCGCGGCATGGCGTCACGATCCTGCCGGGTACGATCCCGTTTCCGGCCGCGCCGGTTGATGGCCAACCCGCATTTCTGAACCGCGCATGGCTGATGACGCCCGATGGTTCACGTCATCCCCAAGACAAGCTCAGTCTGACGCCGCTGGAAGAACACGGTGCTGGCGGGATCACGATCCGCGGCGACACGATCAATGTGATCGACTGGAACGGCCTGCGTGTCGCAATGATCATCTGTCTTGATACGGAATTTACGCATCTTTGGTCGCGCCTCGGGCAACTAGACCTAGATCTGATTATCATACCCGCGAAGACCGACATGATCACCGGGTACAACCGTGTCTTTGGATGTGCACGGTCGCGAGCGATCGAGTTGCAAACAGTGATTTGTGTACTGGGTGCGGTGGGTGTCCCGTTTGGCCAGGCGGCGACCGACACCGGTGTCGGCGGCGCGAGTGTCTTTACACCCTGTGACATCAGCGTGTCGCTCGACGGTGTCCACGCGCACATCCAGGCTCAAACCGCAGCCCTTATGACGGACCTTGTCTTGTCAGCCTCCGACATACCGGTGGGCGCAAGTCGCCGATTGCGCAACGGGTTCGCGGAAGCAGAAGTCTGTCCAGCGCTCTGGAACGCAGATCATCTCGTGGTCAATGATTCCGGCGAGGCAAAGCAGGTTTCAGCGCCTCATCAGTAG
- a CDS encoding UTP--glucose-1-phosphate uridylyltransferase, with protein MTQLHTVVFPVAGRGTRLLPITKSVPKELLPVYDKPVLQFAVEEALDAGAKRLIFVTHASKTAIPNYLKPDNALKAALDGGGKTELLRALDDVSLDNTVEVIFVEQDSPLGLGHAVLLSAPHVTGSAFGVILPDDVILGTPCLTEMAAGYPGGHMIAAMKVSADDVSKYGIFDAVADGDQHQIFRANGLVEKPDSETAPSQLAAVGRYILDICVFDALRTLAPGAGGEYQLTDAIAADVGRVELNGFAFSGSRYDCGNHAGLLQAANARAAQVGQALVAE; from the coding sequence GTGACACAGTTGCATACCGTTGTATTTCCTGTCGCCGGTCGTGGCACGCGACTGTTGCCGATCACGAAGTCAGTCCCTAAAGAGTTATTGCCCGTCTACGACAAGCCTGTTTTGCAGTTTGCGGTCGAGGAAGCGCTTGACGCAGGTGCAAAACGTCTGATCTTCGTGACACATGCATCGAAAACGGCCATCCCCAATTACCTGAAACCTGACAATGCTTTGAAAGCTGCGCTTGATGGTGGGGGCAAGACCGAACTGCTGAGGGCTTTGGATGACGTTAGCCTGGACAACACCGTCGAGGTCATCTTTGTGGAACAAGATAGCCCACTTGGCTTAGGTCATGCCGTTTTGCTGTCGGCTCCACATGTAACTGGTAGCGCCTTTGGTGTTATCCTGCCGGACGACGTGATCCTTGGAACGCCGTGCTTGACAGAGATGGCCGCAGGCTACCCAGGCGGTCACATGATTGCTGCTATGAAAGTTTCTGCGGACGACGTGTCAAAATATGGCATCTTTGACGCTGTGGCGGACGGTGATCAGCATCAAATCTTCAGGGCAAATGGTCTTGTGGAAAAGCCCGATTCCGAAACAGCACCGTCACAGCTGGCAGCGGTCGGGCGCTACATACTGGATATCTGTGTGTTTGACGCTTTGCGGACGTTAGCGCCCGGCGCTGGCGGTGAATACCAGTTAACTGACGCGATTGCGGCCGATGTCGGCCGGGTCGAACTGAATGGTTTTGCGTTTTCTGGGTCGCGCTACGACTGCGGCAACCATGCCGGTCTTCTACAGGCGGCAAATGCTCGCGCTGCTCAGGTTGGACAGGCTTTGGTGGCGGAATGA
- a CDS encoding DUF421 domain-containing protein: MPDLIEPIFRALIVVIAVVALCRLNGLRSFSKMSSFDFALTVATGSLVASTVQNVSQGIGIGLVSILAIFAVQFAIARLRQSFKWAQRLTDNEPLLLVKNGQILHDHLKAARVTEDDLVAKLREANAFSLNEVAAVVLETTGDISVMHSANSDRGLESYILKGVRTSV; this comes from the coding sequence ATGCCGGATCTGATTGAACCAATTTTCAGGGCATTGATCGTCGTCATTGCTGTCGTTGCACTGTGTCGTCTGAACGGTTTGCGTTCGTTTTCAAAAATGTCGAGCTTCGATTTTGCGCTGACAGTTGCGACTGGTTCTTTGGTTGCCAGCACCGTGCAAAACGTGAGCCAGGGCATTGGCATAGGCCTTGTTTCCATTCTGGCTATTTTTGCCGTGCAGTTTGCAATTGCAAGGCTGCGTCAGTCTTTTAAATGGGCGCAAAGACTGACAGACAATGAACCGTTGCTTCTCGTGAAGAATGGCCAAATATTGCACGATCACCTCAAGGCGGCGCGTGTGACCGAGGATGACCTCGTGGCAAAATTACGCGAGGCGAACGCGTTTTCACTTAATGAGGTGGCGGCTGTTGTCCTTGAAACGACAGGGGATATCAGTGTCATGCACAGTGCAAATTCTGATCGTGGCCTCGAGTCGTACATTCTGAAAGGTGTGCGCACCTCGGTCTGA
- a CDS encoding mechanosensitive ion channel family protein, translated as MSVSQIDFSLVKLMPLLLLRRRTASFFLILTLSIAIVISTSAKAQETTFETPALNAGLGPVPDRIDRKTPRAAMASFLRAANDGDWNAAAHVLDLNDVDAELQAADGPKLARQLYEIIDRKAVLDWSLLLDRPDALQALGGENEAQAGEPRRSLLLRDLPLDPVPAEIRLNRVQPTNVSPPVWIFPSETVRDVPALHRLYGPSQFEMALPTSLRTKTIAGLMWWELIGLPFLVVTAIALGFLVRRVLQMLWRRADSKLATGILRALSTPFMVASVTGLIWWATEYVFVFSGRIDMFLAPAIATGFVVSLLLFIVNGVEGLLDGLVAPGEEVDLTVPEQAEARVLSTRLNAVRRILVVVVSLIGAGVVLSSADLASNLGLSLLTSAGALTLVLGFAARNVLANIMASLQIALNQSARVGDRVVFKGELCHVERINMTFVQLRNWDSTRLIVPVVEFVSETFSNWTIEDPEMLRFLKLKLDPHADVDALRDAFNDILSDLKGKKIGKNLASLEESSVEVAGQDTFGLDVWFGVPCCDPNTSWELACHVRERLIARAADIETDTGEPIFPRNGTAALSD; from the coding sequence ATGTCAGTTTCACAGATTGATTTTTCATTAGTAAAGCTCATGCCTTTGTTACTCCTGCGACGGCGAACGGCCTCTTTTTTTCTGATATTGACACTGAGCATTGCAATTGTGATTTCAACGTCGGCGAAAGCACAAGAAACAACTTTTGAGACGCCAGCGTTGAACGCGGGATTGGGACCTGTCCCTGATCGCATCGATCGCAAAACACCCCGTGCCGCGATGGCCAGCTTTTTGCGGGCAGCGAACGATGGAGACTGGAACGCCGCGGCACATGTCCTCGATCTGAACGACGTCGATGCAGAATTACAGGCGGCGGATGGGCCAAAGCTCGCGCGCCAACTGTACGAAATCATTGATCGCAAAGCGGTGTTGGACTGGTCACTGCTTCTGGACCGCCCGGATGCTCTTCAGGCCTTGGGTGGTGAGAACGAAGCACAGGCGGGCGAACCACGCCGATCGCTTTTGCTCAGGGATTTGCCGCTTGATCCGGTGCCCGCTGAAATTCGGCTGAACCGGGTTCAGCCCACAAACGTGTCACCACCTGTATGGATATTTCCATCCGAGACCGTAAGAGACGTGCCCGCACTTCATCGGCTCTACGGTCCGTCACAATTTGAAATGGCCTTGCCAACAAGCCTCCGGACAAAAACAATTGCCGGGTTGATGTGGTGGGAGTTGATCGGTCTTCCGTTTCTGGTGGTGACTGCGATTGCCTTGGGTTTTCTCGTGCGGCGCGTTCTGCAGATGTTGTGGCGACGCGCAGATTCCAAGCTAGCAACTGGTATCCTGCGCGCCCTGTCCACACCGTTCATGGTCGCCAGCGTTACTGGTCTGATCTGGTGGGCGACCGAGTACGTCTTTGTATTTTCGGGTCGGATAGACATGTTTCTTGCGCCAGCCATTGCTACAGGATTTGTCGTGTCGCTGCTGCTTTTCATCGTGAATGGCGTCGAAGGACTGCTCGATGGGTTGGTTGCCCCAGGGGAAGAAGTCGATCTGACTGTCCCCGAACAAGCTGAAGCGCGCGTATTATCGACACGGCTAAATGCTGTAAGGCGGATATTGGTTGTTGTGGTGTCGCTGATTGGTGCGGGAGTGGTCTTGTCGTCCGCCGATCTGGCAAGCAATTTAGGGTTGTCTCTGCTCACTTCGGCTGGCGCACTTACGCTGGTGCTGGGATTCGCCGCACGCAATGTATTGGCCAACATCATGGCGTCGCTGCAGATTGCACTGAACCAATCTGCTCGTGTGGGAGACCGTGTCGTCTTCAAAGGTGAACTTTGTCATGTTGAACGCATCAACATGACGTTCGTCCAGTTACGCAATTGGGACAGCACGCGGCTTATCGTACCTGTTGTCGAGTTTGTATCTGAAACCTTCTCAAATTGGACGATTGAGGATCCGGAAATGCTGCGTTTTCTCAAGTTAAAGCTCGATCCTCATGCCGACGTAGATGCCTTGCGGGATGCGTTTAATGACATCTTGTCCGATTTAAAGGGTAAGAAAATCGGAAAAAATCTCGCATCGCTTGAAGAGTCTAGCGTGGAGGTCGCCGGCCAGGACACATTTGGCTTGGATGTGTGGTTTGGGGTTCCATGTTGTGACCCCAATACGTCTTGGGAGCTGGCCTGTCACGTTCGCGAAAGACTGATCGCCCGTGCGGCTGATATCGAGACGGATACCGGTGAACCCATCTTTCCAAGAAATGGCACCGCTGCGCTAAGTGATTAG